A stretch of the Glutamicibacter sp. JL.03c genome encodes the following:
- the ffh gene encoding signal recognition particle protein, whose protein sequence is MFNSLSDRLTATFKNLRGKGRLTEADIDGTVREIRRALLDADVAVSVVRAFVAQVKERALGAEVSEALNPGQQVVKIVNEELVGILGGETRRLNLAKNPPTVIMLAGLQGAGKTTLAGKLAKHLKSEGHTPMLVACDLQRPNAVKQLQINGERAGVPVYAPHPGVSSEFDTPTGDPVAVARDGIAEAKSKLHDVVIVDTAGRLGVDTEMMAQAANIRAAINPDEVLFVIDAMIGQDAVNTAQAFHEGVDFTGVVLSKLDGDARGGAALSVASVTGKPVMFASTGENLDDFEIFHPDRMASRILDMGDVMTLIEQAEKNWDKGEAERMAKKFADQEDFTLDDFLAQMAQIKKMGSMKKLLGMMPGAQISRQQLEQFDERQIDRVEAIVRSMTPHERVAPKIINGSRRARIAKGSGVSVSEVNQMLERFTEAQKMMKKMAAGGGIPGMPGAGKGAARKAKGKGKKQQKYGNPAKAAQAQLEAQNKKSSAPSGASFGAGANQDFDPSSLNLPAGFEKYLGK, encoded by the coding sequence GTGTTCAATTCACTTTCCGATCGCCTGACAGCAACCTTCAAGAACCTGCGCGGCAAGGGCCGCCTGACTGAAGCAGACATCGACGGTACCGTCCGCGAAATCCGCCGCGCCCTGCTCGACGCTGACGTTGCCGTCTCGGTGGTCCGCGCCTTCGTGGCCCAGGTGAAGGAACGCGCACTGGGTGCCGAGGTTTCCGAGGCGCTGAACCCGGGCCAGCAGGTCGTCAAGATCGTCAACGAGGAACTCGTTGGCATCCTCGGTGGCGAAACCCGCCGCCTGAACCTGGCCAAGAACCCTCCAACGGTGATCATGCTCGCCGGTCTGCAGGGTGCCGGCAAGACCACCCTGGCCGGCAAGCTGGCCAAGCACCTGAAGTCCGAGGGCCACACCCCGATGCTGGTGGCCTGCGACCTGCAGCGCCCCAATGCAGTCAAGCAGCTGCAGATCAACGGCGAACGCGCCGGCGTTCCGGTCTACGCACCGCACCCGGGCGTCTCCTCGGAGTTCGACACCCCAACCGGCGACCCGGTCGCAGTAGCCCGCGACGGCATCGCCGAAGCCAAGTCCAAGCTGCATGATGTGGTCATCGTTGATACCGCCGGCCGTTTGGGTGTCGACACCGAAATGATGGCCCAGGCAGCGAACATCCGCGCCGCCATCAACCCGGACGAAGTCCTCTTCGTCATCGACGCGATGATCGGCCAGGACGCGGTGAACACCGCACAGGCTTTCCACGAAGGCGTTGACTTCACCGGCGTTGTGCTCTCCAAGCTTGATGGCGATGCCCGTGGTGGCGCCGCGCTGTCGGTGGCTTCGGTGACCGGCAAGCCGGTGATGTTCGCATCCACCGGCGAGAACCTGGATGACTTCGAGATCTTCCACCCGGATCGCATGGCTTCGCGCATCCTGGACATGGGCGACGTCATGACGCTCATCGAGCAGGCCGAGAAGAATTGGGACAAGGGCGAAGCCGAGCGCATGGCGAAGAAGTTCGCCGACCAGGAAGACTTCACCCTGGACGATTTCCTCGCCCAGATGGCCCAGATCAAGAAGATGGGCTCGATGAAGAAGCTGCTGGGCATGATGCCCGGTGCGCAGATCTCCCGCCAGCAGCTCGAGCAGTTCGACGAGCGCCAGATCGACCGTGTGGAAGCCATCGTCCGCTCGATGACCCCGCACGAACGCGTGGCACCGAAGATCATCAACGGCTCGCGCCGTGCACGTATCGCCAAGGGTTCCGGTGTTTCGGTTTCCGAGGTGAACCAGATGCTGGAGCGCTTCACCGAAGCGCAGAAGATGATGAAGAAGATGGCTGCCGGAGGCGGCATCCCGGGCATGCCAGGTGCCGGCAAGGGCGCTGCCCGCAAGGCCAAGGGCAAGGGCAAGAAGCAGCAGAAGTACGGCAACCCGGCCAAGGCCGCGCAAGCCCAACTGGAAGCCCAGAACAAGAAGTCTTCGGCACCCAGCGGGGCATCCTTTGGCGCCGGCGCCAACCAGGACTTCGATCCATCGAGCCTGAACCTTCCAGCCGGTTTCGAGAAGTACTTGGGCAAGTGA
- a CDS encoding AMP-binding protein: MSNTEKFRAARDLLLAARDDYQSARHEFTWPEFTDFNFAYDWFDAVARDPQRADEPALILTEPDGTSARYSWSELSTRSTQVARWLSDEGLQRGDAIIVMLGNEVALWETMLAGMKLGAVIIPTTTQVTSEDLADRIERGEATWVITSHDHLEKLAGVPGSYAVVQVGGARHPGTLHFDDSRQVPAEFALETPTRADENLLLYFTSGTTSQPKLVQHTHTSYPVGHLATMFWIGVEPGDVHLNVASPGWGKHAWSNFFGPWIAEATVFVFNYDRFDPLALMEQMAKENVTSFCAPPTVWRYLIQADLATLQTPPRKLVSAGEPLNAEVIDQVRSAWGQVIRDGYGQTETTVQIANSPGETVKVGAMGRPMPGYDIELRNPTTGQAAEVGEICLRIDPRPVGLMKGYFDDQAKTDEALRDGLYHTGDIAERDEEGILTYIGRADDVFKSSDYKLSPFELESVVLEHPAVAEVAVVPSPDPLKLSVPKAFVILAAGYAPSADTAEEILGFCREHLAPYKRIRRLEFSDLPKTISGKIRRVELRLAEEEQHAAGKVPPKEFRDTDFPALKNRG; this comes from the coding sequence ATGAGCAATACCGAGAAGTTCCGAGCCGCCCGCGACCTGCTTTTGGCCGCGCGCGATGACTACCAAAGCGCTCGACACGAGTTCACGTGGCCAGAATTCACCGACTTCAACTTCGCCTACGACTGGTTCGATGCCGTCGCGAGGGATCCGCAGCGGGCCGATGAGCCAGCCTTGATTCTTACCGAACCGGACGGAACGTCTGCCCGCTACAGCTGGTCCGAGCTCTCCACGCGTTCCACCCAGGTGGCCCGCTGGCTCTCCGACGAGGGCCTGCAACGCGGGGATGCGATCATCGTGATGCTCGGCAACGAGGTGGCCCTATGGGAAACAATGCTCGCTGGCATGAAACTCGGAGCGGTCATCATTCCAACGACCACGCAGGTCACCAGCGAGGATCTCGCCGATCGCATCGAGCGGGGCGAGGCCACGTGGGTGATCACCAGCCATGATCACCTGGAGAAGCTCGCAGGCGTTCCCGGCAGCTACGCTGTCGTCCAGGTCGGCGGCGCCCGCCACCCTGGAACCTTGCACTTTGACGACTCCCGGCAGGTGCCGGCCGAGTTCGCCTTGGAGACGCCGACCCGCGCTGATGAGAACCTCCTGCTGTACTTCACCTCCGGAACCACCTCCCAGCCGAAACTCGTGCAGCACACCCACACCTCCTACCCGGTGGGCCATCTGGCGACCATGTTCTGGATCGGTGTCGAGCCGGGCGACGTGCATTTGAACGTTGCCTCCCCCGGCTGGGGCAAGCACGCATGGTCCAACTTCTTCGGGCCGTGGATCGCAGAAGCCACCGTCTTCGTCTTCAACTATGATCGCTTCGATCCTCTGGCGCTGATGGAGCAGATGGCCAAGGAGAACGTCACCAGCTTCTGCGCGCCTCCCACGGTCTGGCGCTACCTGATCCAGGCGGACCTGGCCACGCTGCAAACCCCGCCACGCAAACTGGTATCCGCCGGCGAGCCGTTGAACGCCGAGGTCATTGACCAGGTGCGCTCCGCGTGGGGCCAGGTGATCCGTGACGGCTATGGCCAAACGGAAACCACGGTCCAAATTGCCAATTCCCCCGGCGAAACGGTCAAGGTAGGCGCCATGGGCCGCCCGATGCCCGGCTACGATATTGAACTGCGCAACCCCACCACCGGCCAAGCAGCCGAAGTGGGAGAAATCTGCCTGCGCATCGATCCGCGGCCGGTGGGTTTGATGAAGGGCTACTTCGATGACCAGGCGAAGACCGACGAGGCACTGCGTGACGGGCTCTATCACACCGGGGATATCGCCGAACGCGACGAGGAAGGGATCCTGACCTACATCGGCAGGGCGGACGATGTCTTCAAATCCAGCGACTACAAGCTCAGTCCGTTCGAGCTTGAATCGGTGGTCCTGGAGCATCCAGCGGTGGCCGAAGTCGCTGTTGTCCCCTCCCCGGATCCACTCAAGCTTTCGGTGCCCAAGGCTTTTGTCATCCTGGCTGCCGGTTACGCTCCGAGCGCGGACACCGCAGAAGAGATCCTGGGGTTCTGCCGCGAGCATCTGGCTCCCTACAAACGCATTCGCCGACTGGAATTCTCGGATCTGCCCAAGACGATCTCCGGAAAGATCCGCCGGGTGGAATTGCGCCTGGCCGAGGAAGAACAGCATGCCGCCGGCAAGGTTCCGCCCAAGGAATTCCGGGATACCGATTTCCCTGCACTGAAGAATCGCGGCTAG
- a CDS encoding IclR family transcriptional regulator gives MPKEQVPAKKQNPLLVLGKISAILDSFSLRHPVLTLADLREATSMPASTVQRLVANLVEQGFLDREGDGYRIGMKMAYWAAPATRGKEVLDVISPLLAELRDTTGETACLFRAEAVYRVCVGIAETRHVLRREMHLGELAPLHAGSAGRVLLAWKPELMQRLVEGSLESLTSSTITGLDDLQAAVEATRADGFAITTGERENGASGLSAPVFDSAARLVAAVTISGPTMRMPQAVCESWVEPLLETAERMTRLIGGRFPGETHRPA, from the coding sequence ATGCCAAAGGAACAAGTCCCCGCCAAGAAACAGAACCCGCTTCTTGTGCTGGGAAAAATCAGTGCGATTCTTGATTCCTTTTCCCTGCGGCATCCCGTGCTCACCCTGGCTGATTTGCGTGAAGCCACGTCCATGCCGGCCTCCACGGTCCAGCGCCTGGTGGCGAACCTCGTGGAACAAGGATTCCTGGATCGTGAGGGCGATGGGTATCGAATCGGCATGAAAATGGCGTACTGGGCCGCCCCGGCCACCCGCGGCAAGGAAGTCCTCGATGTCATCAGCCCGCTCTTGGCCGAGCTGCGCGATACGACCGGCGAGACGGCGTGCCTTTTCCGGGCCGAAGCCGTGTATCGAGTTTGCGTGGGCATTGCCGAAACTCGCCATGTCTTGCGTCGCGAGATGCATTTGGGAGAGTTGGCGCCGCTGCATGCTGGTTCCGCTGGCCGGGTCCTCTTGGCCTGGAAGCCGGAGCTGATGCAGCGCCTGGTGGAGGGGTCCTTGGAATCGCTGACCTCATCGACCATTACCGGTCTGGATGATTTGCAGGCGGCCGTGGAAGCTACCCGCGCCGACGGCTTTGCGATCACCACCGGAGAACGCGAAAACGGCGCCTCGGGACTCTCGGCCCCGGTCTTCGACTCGGCGGCCCGGCTGGTGGCCGCAGTGACTATCAGCGGCCCGACAATGCGCATGCCGCAAGCGGTCTGCGAAAGCTGGGTGGAACCGCTGCTGGAAACCGCCGAGCGCATGACCCGGCTGATCGGCGGCCGATTCCCCGGCGAGACCCACCGCCCGGCCTAG
- a CDS encoding hydroxymethylglutaryl-CoA lyase: MNYNFTPAATLRDVTLRDGLQLTGKLLSTEVKIATVRELLRLGVGEIELGSMARADLVPPMANTLEVAEALTPQELAHCWIWVATPGHVAKAAKAGITNFQYCLSVSDAHNQANISRTTEESLAALPEAVRYAQAVNGKIQLCLATSFTCPFDGQVPESKVLQIANDPRAEGTCDIVICDTLGQAVPAQVASLIANVRENSPQRRIVFHGHDTWGLGVANTLAAIASGAEVVDGALGGLGGCPFAPGASGNTSSEDILFATRPGWLTPEHFGELVQLSERLLAQLGEPNRSKSAQGARSKATAFEWVIPANTEPSAAG; encoded by the coding sequence ATGAACTACAACTTCACACCAGCAGCCACCCTGCGCGATGTCACTCTGCGCGACGGGCTGCAGCTGACCGGAAAGCTCTTGAGCACCGAAGTGAAAATCGCGACCGTCCGGGAACTGTTGCGCCTGGGGGTCGGGGAAATCGAGCTCGGTTCCATGGCCCGCGCCGACCTGGTGCCGCCGATGGCCAACACCCTTGAGGTCGCCGAGGCACTAACCCCGCAGGAACTGGCGCACTGCTGGATCTGGGTGGCGACCCCGGGGCATGTGGCCAAAGCCGCGAAGGCGGGCATCACCAATTTCCAGTACTGCCTCTCGGTCTCCGACGCGCATAACCAGGCCAATATCTCGCGAACCACCGAGGAAAGCCTGGCGGCCCTGCCCGAAGCGGTCCGCTACGCCCAGGCGGTCAACGGGAAGATCCAGCTTTGCTTGGCGACCTCCTTCACCTGCCCTTTCGACGGCCAGGTCCCGGAGTCGAAGGTCCTTCAGATCGCCAATGATCCGCGCGCAGAAGGAACCTGCGACATCGTCATCTGCGACACCCTGGGCCAGGCGGTTCCTGCCCAGGTGGCTTCGCTGATCGCCAATGTCCGGGAGAATTCGCCGCAACGGCGCATCGTCTTCCACGGCCACGACACCTGGGGGTTGGGCGTGGCCAATACGCTGGCTGCGATTGCCTCCGGTGCCGAAGTGGTTGATGGAGCCTTGGGCGGCTTGGGCGGCTGCCCCTTCGCGCCGGGAGCCAGCGGCAACACTTCCAGCGAGGACATCCTCTTTGCGACCCGGCCCGGCTGGCTGACTCCTGAACACTTCGGCGAACTGGTCCAGCTCTCCGAAAGGCTCCTGGCACAGTTGGGCGAGCCGAATCGCTCGAAGTCCGCCCAGGGAGCGCGGTCCAAGGCCACGGCGTTCGAGTGGGTCATCCCCGCGAACACGGAGCCATCCGCCGCTGGCTAG
- a CDS encoding CaiB/BaiF CoA transferase family protein, with amino-acid sequence MSHRDPAAKAIAPLDGIRVLELGNYIAAPTAGRLLADFGAEVIKVERPDTGDELRNWRLKKGSVSMLYRTINRNKKSVVLDLRSDAGRAAVLDLVRECDVLLENFRPGTLEKWGLGPEELSAANPDLVITRISAFGQTGPLSERPGFAAVAEAFSGFRNLVGDPDRAPVRVGVSIGDSIAGLYAAFGAVMALFERDRKSSGGEPLPLDHRIIDVALHEAMFSMMESLIPDQGAYGESRTRTGGRMEGIAPSNAYLCADGASIVVAGNGDGIYRRYMEAIGRPDLARDENLQSNAQRWEQREMLDQAISAWSGTLDSTNALEVLDAAGVPAGPIYTAEDIVNEPQYLARKMIQDFDVSTGEEVLPGVGFPGIVPVMGPASLPIRNLGPDLGEHTNDVLGTLLGYSPEEIMNATSSETSQA; translated from the coding sequence ATGAGCCACCGAGATCCCGCCGCCAAGGCCATCGCCCCGCTGGACGGCATCCGCGTCCTGGAATTGGGCAACTACATCGCGGCGCCCACCGCCGGACGCCTGCTGGCCGACTTCGGAGCCGAAGTCATCAAGGTCGAACGCCCCGATACCGGCGACGAATTGCGCAACTGGCGCTTGAAAAAGGGCAGCGTCTCCATGCTCTATCGCACGATCAACCGGAACAAGAAGTCCGTGGTGCTGGACCTGCGCAGCGACGCCGGTCGGGCCGCGGTCCTGGACCTGGTGCGCGAATGCGACGTGCTGCTGGAAAACTTCCGGCCCGGAACCCTGGAGAAATGGGGGCTCGGGCCAGAAGAGCTCAGCGCGGCGAACCCGGACCTGGTGATCACCCGGATCTCGGCCTTCGGCCAAACCGGCCCGTTATCCGAGCGTCCGGGATTCGCCGCCGTGGCCGAAGCCTTCAGCGGGTTCCGCAACCTGGTCGGAGACCCTGACCGCGCCCCGGTCCGCGTGGGCGTCTCCATCGGCGACTCCATCGCCGGGCTCTACGCCGCGTTCGGCGCCGTGATGGCCCTGTTCGAGCGCGACCGCAAGAGCTCAGGTGGTGAACCCCTGCCATTGGATCACCGGATCATCGACGTCGCCTTGCACGAGGCGATGTTCTCCATGATGGAATCGCTGATCCCCGACCAGGGCGCCTACGGCGAATCCCGGACCCGCACCGGAGGACGGATGGAAGGCATCGCCCCGTCCAACGCGTATCTGTGCGCCGACGGGGCGAGCATCGTGGTGGCCGGCAATGGCGATGGGATCTACCGCAGGTACATGGAAGCCATCGGCCGCCCCGATTTGGCCCGCGACGAGAACTTGCAATCCAATGCCCAGCGATGGGAACAGCGCGAAATGCTCGACCAGGCGATCAGTGCCTGGAGCGGCACCCTGGACTCCACGAATGCCTTGGAAGTGCTGGATGCCGCCGGGGTGCCGGCCGGCCCCATCTATACGGCCGAGGACATCGTCAACGAGCCGCAGTACCTGGCCCGCAAGATGATCCAGGACTTCGACGTCTCCACCGGGGAGGAGGTGCTCCCCGGGGTCGGATTCCCCGGCATCGTCCCGGTCATGGGCCCAGCCTCCCTGCCGATCCGGAACCTCGGCCCGGACCTCGGCGAGCACACCAATGACGTCCTGGGCACGCTCCTGGGCTACAGCCCGGAAGAAATCATGAACGCCACCAGCAGCGAAACGAGCCAAGCATGA
- a CDS encoding GntP family permease: MSDTAILINTAVAVLATVLLIVKFKVNPVIGLVLGALYLGLSTQLGISKTIETITQGFGDIMMEVGLLIAFGVLMGSILNEVGAIRRLVERLLSVFGPKALPYSMAVAMGTVLQSIFVDVLIVISAPLARRMATKIGPMGTARLATAMAISLECGIIFMVPGVGALAVAGVLGVSLGKMLICGLLLVVPTVVLAVLIMSFLFRRGFWKPARDEQHVFEEDDYPQSTPNPPARGSVGIDGGQQPQADSGAVKVAVGPEGQRETSLLLLFAPLLLSLLLIAAGAIAEIATFQNGVLELLGNPVVALLIGLIGTTIVARGAIGQQGVEDAISTGFKDSGQILLLTGAGGSLAATVAAAGLGDILGGFFSASAVAPLVVVWVIAAVLHIAVGSVTLSAITAAGMLAPIAPALGLDPVLIALAAGAGSLFMIHVTSNTFWLLQSLLGQTVRGALKSVTVGVSVASVIALGLVLVMSIFI; the protein is encoded by the coding sequence ATGTCAGATACAGCGATTCTGATTAACACCGCCGTGGCCGTGCTCGCCACGGTGCTGCTGATCGTCAAATTCAAGGTCAACCCCGTCATCGGGCTGGTCCTCGGCGCCCTGTATCTGGGACTGAGCACGCAACTTGGCATCAGCAAGACCATCGAAACCATCACCCAGGGCTTCGGCGACATCATGATGGAGGTCGGACTGCTCATCGCCTTCGGCGTGCTGATGGGTTCGATCCTCAACGAGGTCGGCGCCATCCGCCGCCTGGTCGAACGCCTGCTTTCGGTGTTCGGCCCCAAGGCCTTGCCCTACTCCATGGCGGTAGCCATGGGCACCGTGCTGCAGTCGATCTTCGTTGACGTCCTGATCGTCATCTCGGCACCGCTGGCGCGTCGCATGGCCACCAAGATCGGTCCGATGGGCACCGCCCGATTGGCCACTGCCATGGCGATCTCGCTGGAGTGCGGCATCATCTTCATGGTTCCCGGCGTCGGCGCCTTGGCGGTAGCCGGCGTCCTGGGCGTATCGCTGGGCAAGATGCTGATCTGCGGATTGCTCCTGGTGGTGCCGACGGTCGTGCTCGCGGTGCTGATCATGTCCTTCCTGTTCCGTCGCGGGTTCTGGAAGCCAGCGCGCGACGAGCAACATGTCTTCGAGGAAGACGACTACCCGCAGAGCACCCCGAATCCGCCGGCCCGCGGCAGCGTTGGCATCGATGGCGGACAGCAGCCGCAGGCCGATTCCGGCGCGGTGAAGGTGGCCGTCGGCCCCGAAGGCCAGCGCGAAACCTCGTTGCTGCTGCTCTTCGCTCCCCTGCTGCTCTCGCTGCTCCTCATTGCCGCCGGCGCGATCGCCGAAATCGCCACATTCCAGAACGGCGTGCTGGAACTGCTGGGCAACCCCGTGGTCGCACTGCTCATCGGCCTGATCGGCACCACCATCGTGGCACGCGGAGCCATCGGCCAACAGGGCGTGGAGGACGCGATCAGCACCGGCTTCAAGGACAGCGGACAGATCCTGCTGCTCACCGGCGCCGGAGGTTCGCTGGCCGCCACCGTGGCCGCCGCCGGACTGGGCGATATCCTCGGCGGATTCTTCAGCGCCAGCGCCGTGGCACCGCTGGTGGTGGTCTGGGTGATTGCCGCGGTACTGCACATCGCCGTGGGTTCGGTGACCCTCTCGGCGATCACCGCCGCCGGCATGCTCGCCCCGATCGCTCCGGCACTGGGACTGGATCCGGTGCTCATCGCGCTGGCGGCCGGGGCCGGCTCGCTGTTCATGATCCACGTCACCTCCAATACCTTCTGGCTGCTGCAATCCCTGCTGGGCCAAACGGTGCGAGGCGCCCTGAAGTCGGTCACCGTTGGTGTTTCCGTCGCCTCGGTGATCGCGCTGGGACTCGTCCTGGTCATGAGCATCTTCATCTGA
- a CDS encoding AMP-binding protein codes for MSVTDEFRAARDRLLELRENYERARDEFRWPEFSEFNFGFDWFDQVAKDPQRADTPALIITERDGSSTRRSWSELSRRSTQLARWLSDQGVTRGQTIAVMLGNQVELWESMLAGIKLGAVLIPCTTQLTPTDLADRIERGHIQWVITNQGEIQKFETVPGDYTLIQIGGSAAEGILDFGQSYNADADFQLERPTRADETLLRYFTSGTTSKAKLVEHTHTSYPVGHLSTMFWIGLEPGDVHLNVASPGWAKHAWSNLFAPWIAEATVFLYNYDRFDPIALMHQMDTEKVTSFCAPPTVWRLLIQADLSALKNPPAKLVSAGEPLNAEVIDQVQKSWGQVIRDGFGQTETTVQIANPPGVPITIGAMGREMPGYDIVLRDPATGEAGDLGEICLVADPRPLGLMKGYFENPEKTAEVFRDGVYHTGDIAERDERGVLTYVGRADDVFKSSDYKISPFELESVLIEHPGVAEAAVVPAPDEVRLSVPKAYIVPTGNTQAGPELAESILAHCREHLSAFKRVRRIEFAQLPKTISGKIRRVELRQAEERRFNGGEPAGKEYRDTDFPSLKS; via the coding sequence GTGAGCGTTACCGATGAATTCAGAGCTGCCCGCGATCGGCTCCTGGAATTGCGTGAGAACTACGAAAGGGCCCGAGACGAATTCCGTTGGCCCGAGTTCAGCGAATTCAACTTCGGCTTCGACTGGTTCGACCAGGTGGCCAAGGATCCGCAACGAGCAGATACGCCGGCGCTGATCATCACCGAACGCGATGGCAGCTCGACACGCCGCAGTTGGTCCGAACTCTCGCGGCGCTCTACGCAACTCGCGCGCTGGCTCAGCGATCAGGGCGTGACCCGAGGCCAGACGATCGCAGTGATGCTCGGCAACCAGGTGGAGCTCTGGGAGTCGATGCTGGCCGGGATCAAGCTCGGGGCGGTCCTGATCCCCTGCACCACGCAACTGACCCCCACGGACCTGGCCGACCGCATCGAGCGCGGGCATATCCAGTGGGTGATCACCAACCAGGGCGAAATCCAGAAATTCGAGACGGTGCCCGGCGACTACACGCTGATCCAGATCGGAGGCAGCGCCGCTGAAGGCATCCTCGACTTCGGGCAGTCCTACAACGCCGACGCCGATTTCCAGCTGGAGCGCCCTACGCGCGCCGATGAGACACTGCTGCGCTATTTCACCTCCGGGACCACGTCCAAGGCGAAGCTGGTGGAGCACACGCACACCTCGTACCCGGTGGGGCACTTGAGCACGATGTTCTGGATCGGGCTGGAACCAGGCGATGTGCACCTGAATGTCGCCTCCCCGGGCTGGGCCAAGCATGCATGGTCGAACCTGTTCGCCCCGTGGATCGCCGAGGCCACCGTATTCCTCTACAACTACGACCGCTTCGATCCGATCGCGCTGATGCACCAGATGGACACCGAGAAGGTCACCAGCTTCTGCGCTCCGCCGACCGTGTGGCGCCTACTGATCCAGGCGGACCTGAGCGCATTGAAGAATCCTCCGGCGAAGCTGGTCTCCGCCGGCGAACCGCTGAATGCCGAGGTCATCGACCAGGTGCAGAAATCCTGGGGCCAGGTGATCCGCGACGGCTTTGGCCAGACCGAAACCACGGTGCAGATCGCCAATCCGCCGGGCGTTCCGATCACCATCGGGGCCATGGGGCGCGAGATGCCCGGCTACGATATCGTGCTGCGCGACCCGGCCACCGGCGAGGCCGGGGATCTGGGCGAGATCTGCCTGGTGGCCGATCCCCGCCCGCTGGGGCTGATGAAGGGCTATTTCGAGAACCCGGAGAAGACCGCCGAGGTCTTCCGCGACGGGGTCTACCACACCGGCGATATCGCTGAACGCGATGAACGCGGCGTGTTGACCTACGTGGGTCGCGCCGATGACGTGTTCAAGTCCAGCGACTACAAAATCAGCCCCTTCGAGCTGGAATCCGTGTTGATCGAGCATCCCGGGGTGGCCGAGGCAGCGGTGGTGCCAGCCCCGGATGAAGTGCGCTTGAGCGTGCCGAAGGCCTATATCGTCCCCACGGGGAATACGCAGGCCGGGCCCGAACTCGCGGAGTCGATTTTGGCGCATTGCCGAGAGCATCTCTCGGCGTTCAAGCGGGTACGGCGCATCGAGTTCGCCCAGTTGCCCAAGACCATCTCGGGCAAGATCCGCCGCGTGGAATTGCGCCAGGCCGAAGAGCGCCGGTTCAATGGCGGCGAACCAGCGGGCAAGGAGTACCGGGATACGGACTTTCCTTCGCTGAAATCATAG
- a CDS encoding VOC family protein translates to MCMLKEDKLAAATHMNAVQLKVGDMRAMSEYYQKALGLTVLDETAEGTRLGRGTRELVNLRNAPGLRLPARSEAGLFHTALLFNSQADLAATVLSAAQFDQSKFVGSSDHLVSEAFYFTDPEGNGIELYFDRPRETWTWNHGEVSMDTIYLDPNNYLNTHLSEQAVASLQSAGADIGHVHLQVGDVATARQFYVDTLGFDETTALGNQALFVSAGGYHHHMAMNVWNSRGAGPRKDTLGLGEVLINVPTADEVGKLAQRLSFAGVAHHHTGAELRFNDPWNNQLRVAVA, encoded by the coding sequence ATGTGCATGCTCAAAGAAGATAAGCTCGCCGCAGCCACTCACATGAACGCCGTGCAGTTGAAAGTCGGCGACATGAGGGCCATGAGCGAGTACTACCAAAAAGCGCTGGGGCTCACGGTGCTGGATGAAACCGCCGAAGGCACCCGCTTAGGCCGCGGCACCCGGGAGCTGGTCAACCTGCGCAACGCCCCGGGTCTCCGTCTGCCTGCCCGCAGCGAAGCAGGGTTGTTCCACACCGCGTTGCTCTTCAATAGCCAAGCAGATTTGGCCGCCACCGTGCTGTCGGCCGCGCAATTCGACCAGAGCAAATTCGTCGGAAGCTCAGATCACCTGGTCTCCGAAGCCTTCTACTTCACGGACCCCGAAGGCAACGGCATCGAGCTGTACTTCGACCGGCCGCGCGAGACGTGGACCTGGAACCACGGCGAGGTCAGCATGGACACCATCTACCTGGACCCCAACAACTACCTGAACACCCACCTGAGCGAACAGGCCGTGGCCTCCTTGCAATCGGCCGGCGCCGATATCGGCCACGTCCACCTGCAGGTGGGCGATGTGGCCACCGCACGCCAGTTCTATGTGGACACCCTGGGTTTTGACGAGACCACCGCGCTGGGCAACCAGGCGCTGTTCGTCTCCGCTGGCGGCTATCACCACCACATGGCGATGAACGTGTGGAATTCCCGCGGCGCAGGTCCCCGCAAGGACACCCTGGGCCTCGGCGAGGTGCTGATCAACGTGCCCACCGCCGATGAGGTCGGCAAACTGGCGCAGCGATTGAGCTTCGCGGGCGTGGCCCACCATCACACCGGCGCCGAACTGCGCTTCAACGATCCATGGAACAACCAGCTGCGCGTGGCCGTCGCCTAG